In Caldicellulosiruptor morganii, the following proteins share a genomic window:
- a CDS encoding HEPN domain-containing protein, with translation MDEYTKALSFYRLEKAKEDLKSAKVNYENGLYKASVNRSYYAIFHAIRAVNAINKFDSKRHSGVISYFNQHFIHTDKFNGELYKIVASAFKLRERCDYDDFYVVSRDQAENQLKNAEFFIKEVERFIYEHFKEK, from the coding sequence ATGGATGAGTATACTAAAGCTCTTTCATTTTACCGTCTGGAAAAAGCCAAAGAGGATTTAAAATCTGCTAAAGTAAATTATGAGAATGGACTTTACAAAGCTTCTGTTAATAGGTCTTATTATGCAATATTTCATGCTATTCGAGCCGTTAATGCAATAAACAAATTTGATTCGAAAAGACATTCAGGGGTAATTTCATATTTTAATCAACATTTTATTCATACTGATAAATTTAACGGGGAACTCTATAAAATAGTAGCTTCGGCATTTAAATTAAGAGAAAGATGTGATTATGATGATTTTTATGTGGTATCAAGAGACCAAGCAGAAAATCAACTGAAGAATGCTGAGTTTTTTATTAAAGAAGTTGAAAGGTTTATCTATGAGCATTTTAAAGAAAAATAA
- a CDS encoding endonuclease MutS2, translated as MNQKTLKALEYDRIIEILKNMAMSAPAKEYFENLVPSADITNIENELNKVDEGYRYVLKYGNPPVLEFENILPGLKKSKLGATLNPREILQIAKVLRLSHEIRSYLSHTQDFDYLESIKGRLGNFKEIISRIDRTFLSEDEILDTASPVLKEIREKIRKLESRIRDELNSMIRHPKIQRFLQEPIITIRGEKLLLPVKAEYRNEIKGIVHDQSATGATLFIEPFVCVEISNQIRILKNQEKEEIERILQVISSLIASYYNEIESSFYALVELDIVFTKAIWAKEMNAVRPVINTDGIINLKKARHPLIDKDRVVPIDIHLGKDFDVLIITGPNTGGKTVTLKTVGLFCLLCQSGIFIPADEGSQLCVFQKIYADIGDDQSIVQSLSTFSAHMKNIIEITKNADDKTLVLLDEIGAGTDPEEGAALAKAILKYLHKKGCRVIATTHYGELKIFAQQEQRFENASCEFDVKTLRPTYRLLIGIPGRSNALVISSNLGLDRSIVEMARGYLSQKTIELDMIINQMDQKRKEAEESFELAQKLKLEAQSLKAAYEEEKKRFEQEKERIRKKAINEAKEIVERAQYEIENLFKDLRKLAENLKEKEILKELEEKKKEYERLIQSISQQQSQNSDSKTKKPPKDIRQGQKVYVRSFDAVGFVESLPDSKGNLTVQIGIMKLNVNISDIEEVEDEEEKAYIASKNVKLKDKRVDLFIDVRGKTSDDAILDVDKYLDDAYTGGLRQVTIIHGKGTGVLRQAIRNFLKHHPLVKSFRDGTYGEGEQGVTIVELKE; from the coding sequence TTGAACCAAAAGACGCTAAAAGCTTTAGAGTATGACAGGATAATAGAAATTTTAAAGAACATGGCAATGTCAGCTCCTGCAAAGGAATACTTCGAAAACCTTGTACCATCAGCAGATATTACCAACATTGAAAATGAACTAAACAAGGTGGATGAGGGCTACAGGTACGTTCTGAAGTATGGAAATCCACCAGTTTTGGAGTTTGAAAATATACTGCCGGGTCTTAAAAAATCAAAGCTGGGGGCAACTTTAAATCCTCGGGAGATTTTGCAAATTGCAAAAGTTTTAAGACTTTCTCATGAAATTCGATCTTATCTTTCGCATACACAGGACTTTGACTATCTTGAAAGTATAAAAGGCAGGCTTGGGAATTTTAAAGAGATAATATCCAGAATTGACCGGACATTTTTAAGTGAAGATGAAATCTTGGATACTGCATCACCAGTTCTCAAAGAAATAAGAGAGAAAATCAGAAAGCTTGAAAGTAGAATAAGAGACGAACTTAACAGCATGATTCGCCACCCAAAAATCCAGAGGTTTTTACAGGAGCCGATTATTACAATCAGAGGTGAAAAACTACTGCTTCCTGTAAAGGCAGAGTATAGAAACGAAATAAAAGGAATTGTCCATGACCAGTCTGCAACAGGTGCAACTTTATTTATTGAGCCTTTTGTGTGTGTTGAGATATCGAATCAAATCAGGATTCTAAAAAACCAGGAAAAAGAGGAAATAGAAAGGATTTTACAGGTGATATCTTCTTTAATAGCAAGCTACTATAATGAGATTGAAAGCTCTTTTTATGCGCTTGTTGAGCTTGACATAGTATTTACAAAAGCTATCTGGGCAAAAGAAATGAATGCAGTAAGACCTGTCATTAACACAGATGGCATTATAAATCTTAAAAAAGCTCGACATCCACTGATAGATAAAGACAGGGTTGTCCCAATTGATATTCATTTGGGCAAAGATTTTGATGTTCTTATAATAACAGGTCCAAACACAGGTGGTAAGACTGTGACACTGAAGACGGTTGGGCTTTTTTGCCTTCTTTGCCAGAGCGGAATATTCATCCCGGCAGATGAGGGCTCCCAGCTTTGCGTATTTCAAAAGATTTATGCTGACATAGGAGATGATCAAAGTATAGTCCAGAGCCTTTCAACCTTTTCAGCACATATGAAAAATATAATTGAAATAACAAAAAATGCAGATGATAAAACTCTTGTGCTATTGGATGAGATTGGAGCGGGGACAGACCCTGAAGAAGGTGCAGCCCTGGCAAAGGCAATCTTGAAATATCTTCACAAAAAAGGTTGCAGGGTTATAGCCACAACACACTATGGCGAGCTAAAGATATTTGCCCAGCAAGAACAGCGGTTTGAAAATGCTTCTTGTGAGTTTGATGTAAAAACGCTCAGACCCACGTACAGACTTTTGATAGGAATTCCTGGAAGGAGCAATGCACTTGTAATCTCATCAAACCTTGGGCTTGATAGAAGCATTGTTGAGATGGCACGCGGGTATTTGTCTCAAAAGACAATTGAGCTTGACATGATAATAAACCAAATGGACCAGAAGAGAAAAGAGGCAGAGGAAAGTTTTGAGCTTGCTCAGAAATTAAAGCTTGAAGCACAGTCTTTAAAGGCGGCTTATGAAGAGGAGAAGAAAAGGTTTGAGCAGGAAAAAGAGAGGATTCGCAAAAAGGCAATAAATGAAGCAAAAGAAATTGTAGAACGAGCACAGTATGAGATAGAAAATCTTTTCAAAGACCTGCGAAAACTTGCAGAAAACTTAAAAGAAAAAGAAATTTTAAAGGAGTTAGAAGAGAAGAAAAAAGAGTATGAAAGACTGATTCAGAGTATTTCGCAGCAACAAAGTCAAAACTCGGATTCAAAAACTAAAAAACCACCTAAAGATATTCGCCAGGGGCAAAAGGTGTATGTGAGAAGCTTTGATGCTGTGGGTTTTGTCGAAAGCCTGCCTGACTCAAAAGGGAATTTGACAGTTCAGATAGGAATCATGAAGCTAAATGTCAATATCTCGGATATTGAGGAGGTAGAGGATGAAGAAGAAAAGGCATATATAGCCTCAAAGAATGTAAAACTTAAAGACAAAAGGGTTGATCTGTTCATTGATGTCAGGGGTAAAACAAGCGATGATGCAATTTTGGATGTGGACAAGTATTTGGATGATGCGTACACAGGCGGCTTGAGGCAGGTTACAATAATTCATGGCAAGGGCACAGGGGTTTTGCGCCAGGCAATCAGGAACTTTTTGAAACACCATCCGCTTGTGAAGTCTTTCAGAGACGGAACATATGGTGAAGGCGAACAGGGTGTTACGATTGTAGAACTGAAAGAGTAG
- a CDS encoding nucleotidyltransferase domain-containing protein — protein MSDIKLEKYQDIINEVVEELKGLYGDKLKKIVLYGSYAKGTQNEESDIDIAVLVDEDEQVLKDYENKLVEIISEIGYKSLKLISIVDISYQRYMQFKEILPYYKNIENEGIVLYG, from the coding sequence ATGAGTGATATCAAACTGGAGAAGTACCAGGATATTATCAATGAGGTGGTTGAAGAGTTAAAAGGGTTATATGGTGATAAACTAAAAAAGATAGTCCTCTATGGTTCATATGCTAAAGGAACTCAAAATGAAGAATCTGATATTGATATAGCAGTATTGGTTGATGAGGACGAGCAAGTGTTAAAAGACTATGAAAATAAATTGGTTGAAATAATAAGTGAAATTGGATACAAAAGCTTGAAATTAATTTCTATAGTAGATATCAGTTATCAGAGATATATGCAATTTAAAGAAATCTTACCTTACTATAAAAACATAGAGAACGAAGGGATTGTATTATATGGATGA